From the Pomacea canaliculata isolate SZHN2017 linkage group LG4, ASM307304v1, whole genome shotgun sequence genome, one window contains:
- the LOC112562269 gene encoding placenta-specific gene 8 protein-like, whose amino-acid sequence MQSEDSRPQPDAPPQYSQPQQSQPPGAVQQQWGYPQPQMGYPQPVMMQPQQQQQSVNNTTVVVNQQQQPAAPAYKPPRAWTSGICGCFDDFGVCCCVWFCAPCAACQLATDMGENCCVPLCVPGWLIVLRTKLRTQHNIHGSVMDDCCSSTCCYHCVMCQMMREVKITRGVAY is encoded by the exons atgcaaagtGAAGACAGCAGACCGCAACCTGATGCACCCCCGCAGTACAGTCAGCCTCAACAATCTCAGCCACCCGGGGCAGTGCAGCAGCAGTGGGGCTACCCTCAGCCGCAGATGGGGTACCCACAGCCTGTAATGATgcagccacagcagcagcagcaatctGTCAACAACACGACAGTCGTCGtgaaccagcagcagcagcccgcTGCGCCTGCGTACAAACCGCCACGCGCATGGACGAGCGGAATCTGCGGGTGCTTCGACGACTTtggcgtgt GTTGCTGTGTGTGGTTTTGCGCGCCGTGCGCTGCCTGTCAGCTGGCCACGGACATGGGAGAGAACTGCTGCGTTCCTCTGTGCGTGCCGGGCTGGCTTATCGTCCTTAGGACAAAGCTTCGCACGCAGCACAATATACAC GGGAGTGTCATGGACGACTGCTGTTCGTCCACCTGTTGCTACCATTGTGTCATGTGTCAGAtgatgagagaagtgaagatcACAAGGGGCGTGGCGTACTAA
- the LOC112562272 gene encoding placenta-specific gene 8 protein-like has product MAVAINQQNVMAPQYGYPQPVIMQPQMSSTNNTTVVINQQSAGPAYHGQRAWSTGLCGCFDDCGICCCVTFCGPCAECQLSMDMGEHCCVPLCVPGWLVVLRTKLRTQHNIQGGVMNDCCTIYCCYHCVLCQMKREVKLTRGIR; this is encoded by the exons ATGGCGGTGGCAATCAACCAGCAAAATGTGATGGCCCCCCAGTACGGGTACCCGCAGCCTGTGATAATGCAGCCGCAAATGTCGTCCACCAACAACACCACAGTCGTCATCAACCAACAGTCCGCTGGACCTGCGTACCACGGGCAGCGGGCATGGAGCACCGGCCTCTGCGGCTGTTTCGACGACTGCGGCATCT GTTGCTGTGTCACGTTCTGCGGGCCGTGTGCAGAATGTCAGCTGTCCATGGACATGGGAGAGCATTGCTGTGTCCCCCTGTGTGTACCTGGCTGGCTTGTCGTTCTTAGAACAAAACTGCGAACTCAGCACAACATTCAG GGAGGAGTCATGAATGACTGCTGCACCATCTACTGTTGTTATCACTGCGTCCTCTGTCAGATGAAAAGGGAGGTGAAACTTACAAGGGGAATTCGTTAA
- the LOC112562273 gene encoding placenta-specific gene 8 protein-like has protein sequence MMQPQQSSVSNTTVVVNQAAAPAHKPLRSWTTGLCGCFEDCGVCCCVTFCRPCAEMSLAMDMGENCCIPYLVPGWLVTLRTKIRTQHNIHGSVLDDCCLVYFCYECALCQTMREVKLTRGT, from the exons ATGATGCAGCCGCAGCAGTCGTCTGTCAGCAACACCACAGTCGTCGTCAACCAGGCAGCTGCACCTGCGCACAAACCGCTGCGCTCCTGGACCACCGGCCTGTGCGGGTGTTTCGAGGACTGTGGCGTGT GTTGCTGCGTAACATTCTGTAGGCCGTGCGCCGAGATGTCGCTTGCCATGGACATGGGAGAGAACTGCTGCATTCCTTACTTAGTGCCAGGCTGGCTTGTCACCCTTAGGACCAAGATTCGCACTCAGCACAATATACAC GGAAGTGTGTTGGACGACTGCTGTCTCGTGTATTTTTGCTACGAGTGCGCCCTTTGTCAGACGATGAGGGAGGTCAAGCTCACCAGGGGCACCTGA
- the LOC112562268 gene encoding PLAC8-like protein 1 has protein sequence MEMQLSACKEEEEEETVQGADKPMGDPPPNYTHPVNRCQPPSQTQQYQPPPPPQWGYPPPQWGYPPPVVMQPPQSIAMQPQQTSNNNNTVVINQQNQQQQPAVKTLRAWSTGVCGCFDDMGVCCCVFFCGPCAECQLSMDMGEHCCVPLCVPWSLITLRAVLRTEHKIQGGVCNDCCTVCCCYHCVLCQMKRELKVTKGQALYP, from the exons ATGGAGATGCAGCTCTCCGCTTgcaaagaggaggaggaggaggagacagtGCAAGGAGCAGACAAGCCGATGGGTGACCCACCCCCCAACTACACCCACCCGGTTAACCGCTGTCAGCCACCTTCGCAAACACAGCAATACCAGCCGCCGCCGCCGCCCCAGTGGGGGTACCCACCACCTCAATGGGGGTATCCGCCACCCGTGGTGATGCAGCCGCCGCAGTCGATAGCGATGCAGCCGCAGCAGAcgtctaacaacaacaacaccgtCGTCATCAACCAGCagaaccagcagcagcagccagcggTAAAAACCCTGCGCGCGTGGAGCACCGGGGTCTGCGGGTGTTTCGACGACATGGGCGTCT GTTGCTGTGTGTTTTTCTGCGGGCCGTGTGCAGAATGCCAGCTGTCCATGGACATGGGAGAGCACTGCTGTGTCCCCCTGTGCGTGCCGTGGTCCCTTATAACCCTTAGAGCGGTGTTGCGAACTGAACACAAGATCCAG GGAGGTGTCTGCAACGACTGTTGCACCGTCTGTTGCTGCTACCACTGCGTCCTCTGTCAGATGAAGAGGGAGTTAAAAGTGACGAAGGGCCAGGCACTGTATCCCTGA